TCGACCTGCTGAATCGTGGCGCAGATCGACTGGATGCCTTCGACCGCACCCGATGTCTCGCCCTGGACGGCTGTCACCTGTGCGCCGATTTCCTCCGTCGCCTTCGCGGTCTGGGTCGCGAGCGCCTTGACCTCGGAGGCGACAACCGCAAAGCCGCGGCCGGCTTCGCCGGCGCGCGCCGCCTCGATCGTCGCATTCAGCGCCAAGAGATTGGTCTGTCCGGCAATGCCATTGATGAAAGAGACGACGTCGCCGATCTTCTGCGCGGCATCCGCGAGGCTCTGGACGCGCGCATTCGACGCCTGTCCGTCGCTCGCGGCCTTGCCCACCACCTCGGTCGCATGCGCGAGCCGCCGGCTGATCTCGGTCATCGACGAGGACAATTCTTCCGCCGCAGCCGCCACCGTCTGCACGTTCTCCGAGGCGAGCGCCGAAGCCGACGACACCGTGCGGGTCTGCTGCCGCGACTGTTCGACGATGGCGGACATCGAGCGTGCCGTGTGCTCCATCTCGACGGCCGCGGAGGAGACTGTGGTGACGACGTCGCGGATGCTGGCCTCGAAATTGTCGGCGAGCGCGGCGAAGGCGCGCCGTTTCTCCGCCTCCGATTGCGCTTTGGCCTCGAGCTGCCCAGCCTGGAGCTTGCTGAAATTGACGGCATTGTCGCGGAACACCGCGACCGCCTTCACCATCGCGCCGACTTCGTCGTTGGATTTGCTTTCGGGAATGGCAACGTCGAGATGGCCATCGGCGAGCTCGCGCATCACCGATGTGATCGACAGAATCGGACGCGAGATTCCGCGGGCGATGAGATAGCCGACGATGGCGGCGAGGATCAGCCCGAGGGCGGCGATGCCGATTGCGAGCATCCAGGCACGGTCGGCCGAGGACACGTAATCGGCGTTGTCCATCACCAGCTCGACGGCGCCGAGCGGTTTTCCGGAGAAGTCCTTGATCGGCCCGAGCAGCGCAGCGACCGGCCGGGTGTCGAGTTTCGACTGCCGTACCGTAAAATCGCCACCGGTGGCGCGACCGTAATCGGCGGCATCGAAGAAGCTCTGGCCCTTCAGCGTGCCGCCGAACAGCTTGAAGCCCGTGCCATCGGCGAGATGGAAGGCAATGTCGACGTGGCGGTTGGCCTTGAAATCGTCGAGGAAGGACTGGCCGAAGGTCAGGCCGAATTCCACCGAGCCGAGATGCTTGCCCGCTTGCGCGATCGGCACCACGCCGCGGATGCCGAGCCCGGCGACGCCGCCTTCGAGTCCGACAATGACCTTGCGCTCCTGATTGGCGTCGAGGACGGTCTTGCGGAAGCTCGAGAGGTCGTCGCCGAACTTCGCCGGCTGGTGCACGCGCAGGAAGGACGTCGCGGGAGGCGTATGGAACTGGAACTGCTCGACGCCGTACTCGGACTTGGTCGCCGCGAACACCGGTCCGAACAGGCGCATCAAGGCGTCGCGATCCTGCTTGGCCATCGCCTCCTGCGTCGCCGGCATCGCGGCCACGACCGTGCTCATGGCGGCGGCGCGGTGGGACTCTTCGGAGATGCGCGACAGCAGCGCATCATAATGGCTGCGCAACTCGCGCTGGTCGGCGCGGTCGATGATGCCCGCGATGATCCACATGGCGCCGAGCACGGCAATCAGCGCGGTCGCCGCCGCCGTCAGCGCCAGCGCCACCGTGATCCGCATCCTGAGGCCAAGGCTCGCTCGCATGTCCAACTCGTTCGTTGCGCATCGATTAACAATGCCTATCAACTTCTCGCTAAAAGAGGGTGAACAGATACCGGCGGAACGAGAATTATGCGGGGGCGGCGAGAGACGGACGGTGGGGACTAAAAAACTCGTCGTCGTCCCGGCGAAGGCCGGAACCCATAGCCACCCAGCGCGATTTGGCGAAGATGGGCCATGACCATCTCGGACCATAAATCCGTCTGCGGAGTATGGGTCCCGGCCTTCGCCGGGACGACACTGAAAGACGGGGCGCCCGTGTTCGCGAAATCCCGAGCTAATACCCTCTCCGCCGATCCACCACGTTCTCCAGCGCGCCGCCTGCCTCGAACCGCGCGATCTGCTCGGCGACGTAGGCCGAGATCGCGTCCGCGTCGGTGTCGGCGGCGTTGTGCGGGGTCAGCACCACCTTGGGATGGGTCCAGAACCGGCTGTCCGCGGGCTGCGGTTCCTGCACGAAAACGTCGAGCGAGGCGGCGCCCAGCGTGCCGTCGTCGAGACAGGCCAGGATGTCGGCTTCGTTCTGCAAGGCCCCGCGGCCGGCATTGATCAGCACCGGCGCGCCGAGCGGGCTGGTGTGGTTGAGCTTGGTGAAGACCTCGCGGTTGAGAATGCCGTTTGTATCAGGCGTCAGCGGCAGCAGAGACACCAGGATGTCGGTCTTGCGCAGGAACGCATCCATGCCTGCGGTGCCGTGAAAACACTCGACGCCCGTAATGCTGCGCGGGCTGCGGCTCCAGCCGGCGACGCGGAAGCCGAGCCGCCGCAGCACGTCGGCCGCATCGGCGCCGAGCGTGCCGAGGCCCATGACGCCGACCGTGACCGCGCTCGCCGGCCACTGGTATTTCGGCTCCCAGCGCTTCGCACGCTGCGAGTCGCGCAAGTAAAGCTCCTGGCGGTGGTGCATCAGCACGTGCAGCACGACATATTCGGTCATGCGGTTGGTGAGGTCGGGCACCGCGACGCGCACCAGCGGCACGTTGGGCACGCTGTTGTCGGCCATCAGTGCGTCGACGCCGGCGCCGAGATTGAAGATCGCGCGCAGATTGGGGAAGGAGCCGAGGTCGCCCGGCACCGGCTTCCACACCGCGGCGTAATGCACCTCGGCCGGATCGAGGGAGGCATTCGGCAACAGCACCACGCGGCGGCCGTCGCAGACCGCATCGAACCGGGCCTTCCAGCGCTCCGGCAGCCAGTTCTGCTGTGTGCTGTTGATCAGGACGGCCAGTGTGCCCACGGTCATTCGAAGTGCCTCTTTTGGTTCCGCTTTTTCAGGCCCTCCTTGGCACGATCCGGCGGATTTTTCCCGCAAATTTTTTCCGCAGCCCTGTCGGGGCGAGGCATAGTGGATCGTCTTCAAAACAAGCGTTCCCGGAAGGTGCTGCCCATGCTTTATGCGATCCTTTGCTATCATGACGAGGACTTCGTCGGCTCCTGGAGCAAGGACCAGGACGAGGCCGTGATGAAAAAGCTCGCCGTGGTGCAGGACAAGCTCACGAGCCAAGGCCGTCTCGGCCCGGTGGCTCGGCTGCTGCCGACCACCGCGGCGGCGACGCTGCGCAAGGAAGACCCCCCGCTGGTGCTCGACGGCCCCTATGCCGAGACCAAGGAGCAGCTGCTCGGCTTCTATATCGTCGACTGCAAGAATCTCGACGAGGCGCTCGACGTCGCGCGCGACCTCGGCGCGGCCAATCCCGGCGGCGCCTATGAGGTGCGTCCTGTCGGCGTGTTCAGGCCCGGAGGAATTTCGGCGTGAACGAGGCCGACACCGGCTGGATCGAGACCGCGCTGACCTCGGCGCGCCCCCAGGCGGTCGGCGCGCTGCTGCGCTATTTCCGCGATCTCGACACGGCCGAGGAAGCCTTCCAGAACGCGTCCCTGCGCGCGCTCAAGAACTGGCGGGAGAA
This genomic interval from Bradyrhizobium guangzhouense contains the following:
- a CDS encoding methyl-accepting chemotaxis protein; protein product: MRASLGLRMRITVALALTAAATALIAVLGAMWIIAGIIDRADQRELRSHYDALLSRISEESHRAAAMSTVVAAMPATQEAMAKQDRDALMRLFGPVFAATKSEYGVEQFQFHTPPATSFLRVHQPAKFGDDLSSFRKTVLDANQERKVIVGLEGGVAGLGIRGVVPIAQAGKHLGSVEFGLTFGQSFLDDFKANRHVDIAFHLADGTGFKLFGGTLKGQSFFDAADYGRATGGDFTVRQSKLDTRPVAALLGPIKDFSGKPLGAVELVMDNADYVSSADRAWMLAIGIAALGLILAAIVGYLIARGISRPILSITSVMRELADGHLDVAIPESKSNDEVGAMVKAVAVFRDNAVNFSKLQAGQLEAKAQSEAEKRRAFAALADNFEASIRDVVTTVSSAAVEMEHTARSMSAIVEQSRQQTRTVSSASALASENVQTVAAAAEELSSSMTEISRRLAHATEVVGKAASDGQASNARVQSLADAAQKIGDVVSFINGIAGQTNLLALNATIEAARAGEAGRGFAVVASEVKALATQTAKATEEIGAQVTAVQGETSGAVEGIQSICATIQQVDEISAAIAAAVGQQGTATQEIAQNVQQAAARTGEVSQNIAGVTDGIAATGTAAEEVLVSAIELSKQSQRLRDEVDRFLQQIRAA
- a CDS encoding 2-hydroxyacid dehydrogenase, which encodes MTVGTLAVLINSTQQNWLPERWKARFDAVCDGRRVVLLPNASLDPAEVHYAAVWKPVPGDLGSFPNLRAIFNLGAGVDALMADNSVPNVPLVRVAVPDLTNRMTEYVVLHVLMHHRQELYLRDSQRAKRWEPKYQWPASAVTVGVMGLGTLGADAADVLRRLGFRVAGWSRSPRSITGVECFHGTAGMDAFLRKTDILVSLLPLTPDTNGILNREVFTKLNHTSPLGAPVLINAGRGALQNEADILACLDDGTLGAASLDVFVQEPQPADSRFWTHPKVVLTPHNAADTDADAISAYVAEQIARFEAGGALENVVDRRRGY
- a CDS encoding YciI family protein encodes the protein MLYAILCYHDEDFVGSWSKDQDEAVMKKLAVVQDKLTSQGRLGPVARLLPTTAAATLRKEDPPLVLDGPYAETKEQLLGFYIVDCKNLDEALDVARDLGAANPGGAYEVRPVGVFRPGGISA